tactaagaaggaacgttaaccaaaacaataggtcatttcaggtctgattggacccaaaaattcagcataaatgaatgttagctgacaccaaacaggatccacagatctaggtttggtttcctggatttgtggatccatctccttctcttttctttgtctttcagtgtcggtaaaacgatagctcccactgcttttcaaacctgttcatacaattaaTCGCACAagagctcttccccattttttcttaaatattgttcttcagttcagacagtattgaagccaatgctgtcactcatctccctctttctgccactcagtgggcggaaccgcggagacttccgctagcggtgacgtcacgtgcagaccctctattaaaAGCACCTTGAAAATCCTGGACCTGTTTGAATGCTTTAATCAGTTCCCTTTGAGGCCACTGCAGATGTTTTTTCAGATTTCCATCTAAACATTTAGCTCCTCACTGAAGTCTTCAACATCCACTTATTCAGGTTTGTCCGGAGCGTCAACTGCACCTGAACCGAACATGTTCTTCCTGGTATGGACCTTCATATGTTTCGGAATCTCCGTTTTACGTTTAAAATGTTTCAGACAAACCGAACAGCTGAAGGGCTTTTCTCCTGTGTGGCATTTCATGTGAGCGAGTAAGTTCGACTTCCGATTAAATCTTTTCCCACATTCCGAACAACCAAATTCTCTCACTCCTGTGTGGATTCTTACATGATTAAATAAACTTGAGTTGTGAGTAAATCTTTTACCGCACACTGAACAATCGAATAACTTTTCTCCTGTGTGGCATTTCATGTGAGCGAGTAAGTTCGATTTCCGATTAAATCTTTTCCCACATTCCAAGCAACTGAATTCTCTCACTCCTGTGTGGATTCTTACGTGATTAAATAAACTTGAGTTGTGAGTAAATCTTTTACCACACACTGAACAAACGAATGACTTTTCTCCGGTGTGTATTTTCATATGAGTACTCAAGTTAGATTTACTCGCAAACCTTTTTCCACATACTGAACAACCAAATGGTTTCTCCCCCGTGTGGCTCCTCATGTGTATCATGAATTCCGATCTTCTGTCAAATGTTTTCCCACACACAGAACACTGATGTTGTTTTCCTCTATATCTCACATCATCTACAGTGAATTCATTACTTGTCATTTTGTCTTTCGGTGTGTTGGGAACCTCTATCAGGTTTGTTGTCTGAGAAAATGCTGCTCCACATTCAGAACCATCCAGTGTCTCTCTTGTTTGAGGGTCCATGTATCTCTCCAGAAGATTCTTGTCGACAAAGGTACTTCTAGTCTTGAACATGGACTGTCTGATTTGTGCAACTCTACTCTCAATGTCCTCGACATGGACGTCTGTCCCTCCACAGTCCTGTCCATCTGcttcctctctgtcctcctcagttTGTCTTTGATGAAGCTGTAGCGACTGAGCTTttccttcatcatcttcattctTCATAGGGTCAGAAGTGGATGGGAATTTGTTGATAAGGGCCTCCTGGCTGCTCCACGGTTCTTCCAATTCCTCTTTAATGTGGAGGCAttctggttcctcctggtccaGACTGGGATTCCACTCCTGCTGCTCAGGGAGAACCTCCTCTTTAACCACCGGCTGCTGAATGTCTACAGGACATAGAATAATGAGAGCACATCATCAGCAAATTctaatatgtaacttttgtcctTAACTGAATGTACTGTGGCTACATTTTACATTAACGTTTTGGGTAAAAAGGAGCCTTATGCATgaattttttgtactttttcttcaatttattcTTACACAGAGCAAAAAGAGGAAAACACATATGAACCTTTTGCtactatattcatttatttacattaatGCAGCCTGTCTCAGACTATACCAACTCAAAATATGTTATTCTGCGATTCTTCTACCAGCAAGACACCGTTGTAGCCAGTTTATCCCGACTAGATCTGATCTCCAAAGTAAAGTAATCTCTGtcctacattaacccataaagacccagtgctacttttgtggcactttcaaAATTGTTTTTCACtcaatatttgacttttcttaagtgatttatcaccatttattataatattatcctctgttttttgtgttttttcagtgcaaatcatgtattttcctatatttaattcaatgataacgtatatgttcataaaagctcaggctAAAGTGGAGAGttgttacatcaaaaacagaaaactgaagaaaaagtgactttttcagcaaagat
This DNA window, taken from Sphaeramia orbicularis chromosome 11, fSphaOr1.1, whole genome shotgun sequence, encodes the following:
- the LOC115427895 gene encoding gastrula zinc finger protein XlCGF57.1-like isoform X1 is translated as MSLKGQILRSLVEQRLTAAAEEIFGLFERTIAEYEEELCRTKEENQRQKQILDCVWNQKDLIDTTDIQQPVVKEEVLPEQQEWNPSLDQEEPECLHIKEELEEPWSSQEALINKFPSTSDPMKNEDDEGKAQSLQLHQRQTEEDREEADGQDCGGTDVHVEDIESRVAQIRQSMFKTRSTFVDKNLLERYMDPQTRETLDGSECGAAFSQTTNLIEVPNTPKDKMTSNEFTVDDVRYRGKQHQCSVCGKTFDRRSEFMIHMRSHTGEKPFGCSVCGKRFASKSNLSTHMKIHTGEKSFVCSVCGKRFTHNSSLFNHVRIHTGVREFSCLECGKRFNRKSNLLAHMKCHTGEKLFDCSVCGKRFTHNSSLFNHVRIHTGVREFGCSECGKRFNRKSNLLAHMKCHTGEKPFSCSVCLKHFKRKTEIPKHMKVHTRKNMFGSGAVDAPDKPE